A genomic window from Leptospira broomii serovar Hurstbridge str. 5399 includes:
- a CDS encoding MFS transporter, translating into MRKQSFILVLTVFIDMMGFSLIFPIFPETLNHFLAQAGDPVLDLLAGWTSHLLDNSGGDWKLFVALFGGIVASLYSVLQFLFAPIWGKLSDRTGRRPVLVFTCTGSFLGYLVWLASGSFSLFVLSRILTGLMGGNISVATAAMADLTEEKDRAKGMGMIGAGIGLGFIAGPSIGGILAHTDPSTLLPFFPWSKMTVFPSVALAASAAALVNLLFVLFRFRETLPITLRRKPEGRLHPILGVLDIGSREVLFLSLLNFLFLFFFSGFEFSLNFYLDQFLNFKPIQIGYTFVYIGLIIVVVQGGIIRRISGKIPEKQIGLFACGLLTLGFLLLSFTNSHTQLFLALTLLAMGSAFLNPSISAMVSLFSPPQDQGKNIGLLRSLGSLGRGISPIAFSLVYSQRGPQISFLVSAVLSAVFLILFWFLRQPKKHHA; encoded by the coding sequence ATGAGGAAGCAATCTTTCATTTTAGTTCTTACAGTCTTTATCGATATGATGGGGTTTTCCCTCATCTTTCCGATCTTCCCGGAAACTCTAAATCATTTTCTAGCTCAGGCAGGCGATCCGGTACTCGATCTTTTAGCGGGTTGGACCTCGCACCTGCTTGATAACTCGGGCGGCGACTGGAAACTTTTCGTGGCTCTTTTTGGCGGAATTGTCGCGAGTCTGTATTCCGTTCTCCAATTTTTATTTGCGCCCATTTGGGGAAAGCTTTCCGATCGAACGGGACGAAGGCCGGTTCTAGTTTTTACTTGCACCGGAAGTTTTCTAGGCTACTTGGTTTGGCTTGCATCCGGAAGTTTTTCTCTCTTTGTTTTATCTAGAATACTTACCGGCCTAATGGGTGGAAATATTTCCGTTGCGACCGCGGCTATGGCCGATTTGACCGAAGAAAAAGATAGGGCAAAAGGAATGGGAATGATCGGAGCCGGAATCGGTTTAGGTTTCATTGCCGGTCCGTCTATCGGAGGTATTTTAGCGCATACCGATCCGTCCACCCTGCTCCCATTTTTCCCCTGGTCGAAAATGACTGTTTTCCCATCCGTTGCATTGGCCGCAAGCGCCGCCGCACTTGTAAACCTACTATTCGTATTGTTTCGATTCAGGGAAACTCTTCCGATTACTCTCAGACGTAAACCGGAAGGACGACTTCATCCTATATTAGGAGTTTTAGATATAGGTTCCAGAGAAGTCCTTTTTTTAAGCCTCTTGAATTTTCTCTTCTTATTTTTCTTTTCGGGTTTTGAATTCTCGTTAAACTTTTATCTGGATCAGTTCCTAAATTTCAAGCCTATCCAAATCGGTTATACATTCGTTTATATCGGACTGATCATTGTAGTCGTCCAGGGAGGAATTATCCGAAGAATCAGCGGGAAAATTCCGGAAAAGCAAATCGGACTCTTTGCTTGCGGATTACTCACTTTGGGTTTTTTACTTCTCTCCTTTACAAACTCCCATACACAATTGTTTCTCGCTCTTACGCTTTTAGCGATGGGAAGCGCCTTCTTGAATCCGTCGATATCCGCTATGGTTTCCTTATTTTCTCCGCCTCAAGATCAAGGTAAGAACATAGGTCTTCTCCGAAGCTTAGGTTCTTTAGGTAGGGGAATTTCGCCGATCGCGTTTAGCCTCGTTTACTCTCAGAGAGGTCCGCAAATTTCATTCCTGGTTTCCGCAGTTCTAAGCGCCGTTTTTTTAATTCTTTTCTGGTTTTTACGTCAGCCTAAAAAACATCACGCTTGA
- a CDS encoding Lsa36 family surface (lipo)protein, giving the protein MDEMVPVKRILRRCIHCIAFIILGVSAYVVPTSPVHAQITCTPPLTGNNVCTIIPANIQADFNGLQQAIQTQYLNEITKSMANAAVMSNINASMMGPGTVNRFQIGAGISAGGVKNSDITVSYNGTTLPAMPNVGASINPSLMLGVNLGWLLGKGQSDQPDKSDKVPESQRSFLHRLNFYVHGFHGNIGSGDLKSLTHQASNGLHLDGSANSFGATLRFQLARERYTRLDFFGFTGLSLGVGFHRQDEGINIVYAPGINSAAQVNFGSASGRWDETVTFAYRNKVQSVPVDVRTGVRLFYFLTIFAGGGISNNTGYAKVNLDINGPLYLAANIPSSSGLPAAVIQQLNGGATGTLRVHTGGSAYVKTQTSYVLGGFEINLLTFKVLAEAMMTTDKLYSANLGVKFAL; this is encoded by the coding sequence ATGGACGAGATGGTTCCTGTTAAGAGAATTCTTAGGCGGTGTATTCATTGCATCGCCTTCATTATTTTAGGCGTTTCCGCGTATGTAGTTCCGACTTCTCCAGTTCACGCGCAAATTACCTGTACTCCTCCGCTTACGGGTAATAATGTGTGTACTATAATTCCGGCGAATATCCAAGCGGATTTTAACGGCTTACAACAAGCAATACAAACTCAGTATCTAAACGAAATCACTAAATCGATGGCCAACGCGGCGGTAATGAGTAACATTAACGCTTCGATGATGGGGCCGGGAACGGTAAATCGGTTTCAAATCGGAGCTGGCATTTCCGCCGGTGGCGTTAAAAATAGCGATATTACCGTTTCTTATAATGGGACAACGCTTCCTGCTATGCCGAACGTAGGGGCTTCCATCAATCCGTCTCTAATGTTGGGTGTAAATTTGGGTTGGCTATTAGGCAAAGGTCAGTCCGATCAGCCGGATAAATCCGATAAGGTTCCCGAATCACAGAGATCTTTTTTGCACCGTTTGAATTTCTATGTTCACGGCTTTCACGGAAATATCGGATCCGGAGATTTAAAATCTCTTACCCATCAGGCTTCCAACGGTCTACATTTGGATGGAAGTGCGAATTCATTCGGTGCAACATTACGGTTTCAGCTCGCGCGAGAACGTTATACGCGCCTTGATTTTTTCGGTTTTACGGGTCTGAGTTTAGGAGTGGGTTTTCATCGACAGGACGAAGGTATCAATATAGTCTATGCGCCCGGGATTAATTCGGCCGCTCAGGTAAATTTCGGTTCTGCGTCCGGACGATGGGATGAGACCGTTACCTTCGCCTATCGAAATAAAGTTCAATCGGTTCCCGTAGATGTAAGAACCGGAGTTCGCCTCTTTTATTTTTTAACGATATTCGCAGGCGGAGGAATTAGCAATAATACGGGATATGCAAAAGTGAATTTGGATATTAACGGTCCTTTATATTTAGCGGCGAACATACCTTCATCGTCAGGATTACCTGCCGCAGTGATTCAGCAGTTGAACGGCGGGGCGACTGGAACTTTAAGAGTTCATACAGGAGGCTCTGCTTACGTCAAAACCCAGACGAGCTACGTTTTAGGCGGATTTGAAATCAACTTACTGACATTTAAGGTCTTGGCAGAAGCAATGATGACCACCGACAAATTATATTCGGCGAATCTAGGGGTCAAGTTTGCGTTATAG
- a CDS encoding bifunctional nuclease domain-containing protein — translation MDLIEANIYNISLTNVGFAVFLKAKDDSDQRVVPIFIGPLETHSITSVLEGTKPPRPMTHDLMTILLTTLGVQIVKIAIEEIIDNTFYAKITLRKDEELIVLDARPSDSIALALRASAPIYLAKKVIEEAGIVMKDDEIPGETIGKEKISQLPKSQLEILQDSLDNALKAEDYETAAKIRDQIRKMLENPS, via the coding sequence ATGGATTTAATAGAAGCGAACATTTACAATATTTCCCTAACCAACGTCGGATTCGCGGTATTCCTGAAAGCAAAAGACGACTCCGATCAAAGAGTCGTACCTATTTTCATCGGCCCCCTTGAAACGCATTCGATCACTTCCGTTTTAGAAGGAACCAAACCTCCCCGACCCATGACCCACGATTTAATGACGATTTTACTCACTACGCTAGGCGTGCAGATAGTTAAGATTGCCATAGAGGAAATTATCGATAATACGTTCTACGCTAAGATTACCTTGCGGAAAGACGAAGAGCTGATCGTATTGGATGCAAGGCCTAGCGACTCGATCGCACTTGCTCTCCGTGCGAGCGCACCGATTTACCTAGCTAAGAAAGTCATCGAAGAAGCGGGAATCGTTATGAAAGACGACGAGATCCCGGGCGAAACGATCGGCAAGGAAAAGATTTCTCAACTTCCCAAATCGCAGCTCGAAATTTTGCAGGATTCTTTAGATAACGCATTAAAGGCGGAAGATTACGAAACTGCCGCCAAAATTAGGGACCAAATTCGTAAAATGTTAGAAAATCCCTCCTGA
- a CDS encoding phasin-related domain-containing protein: MEKILMDILNAGIAAFQSGESKLKQSLADLEKLYEELRTKGSQDQSEQANRFRDLVQKTVFDAQSKLQNANAETKEIYQQLKENFEKISLQVNDLLPEDLKAKAKSAIDELSKLTKKQ, translated from the coding sequence ATGGAAAAGATTTTAATGGATATCTTAAACGCAGGAATTGCGGCTTTTCAGTCGGGAGAGAGTAAGCTAAAACAATCTCTCGCCGATCTGGAAAAGCTTTATGAAGAACTACGTACGAAAGGTTCTCAAGACCAATCCGAGCAAGCGAATCGATTCCGAGATCTGGTCCAAAAAACCGTTTTCGACGCCCAATCCAAACTGCAAAATGCGAATGCCGAAACGAAAGAGATTTATCAACAGCTTAAGGAAAACTTTGAAAAAATTTCCCTGCAAGTAAACGATTTGCTTCCGGAAGATTTAAAAGCCAAGGCAAAATCGGCGATCGACGAACTTAGCAAGTTAACAAAAAAACAGTGA